A stretch of the Haloplanus aerogenes genome encodes the following:
- the fdhF gene encoding formate dehydrogenase subunit alpha, with protein sequence MSEQTKTICPYCGVGCGIAVTEDMRFAPWGDAPVNNGRICIKGGAAMEVVEHEDRLKTPQIRGEDGELHEATWDEAYDRVVSEMERIRDEHGPDAVGFFGCSKSMNEENYLLQKLARRYGTNNVDNCTRMCHASTVYALRRSLGAGAMTNSMQDLMESADVLWIQGANPAEQHPIANSVYFRQAVLDGATVIQVDPHANKTTRSFDIEGTERHQHLQVEPGTDIPLLNVVIKTVLENDWVDEEFVAERTDGIEDLAETLEDFDKEAAAETCGVPLEDIERAAEAYATAENAAIFTGMGMSQHTCGVDNVQNEINLALITGNLGRPGTGVNPLRGQNNVQGTCDVGAMPNTLPGYQNVEDDELRAAVEEVWGFEVPPEAGLTNVEISRAAGDTIHGLYVMGENPIMSEPDANRVAERLADLEFVVVQDIFPTDTVAYADVVLPATSWAERGGTVANTDRRVQLMRGIDKVYEDTKDDLEILAEIGTRLFGDGTFDFDGPEAVFEELRQVCPIYYGMTYELLGTEGLHWPCLELGDEGDPYLYESAFTTPDGLGHIEGVRHQPPKEVPDEEYPLILTTARLIEHYNTGTMSRRSPTLNRQHPENFVDVHPKDAERYDIADGETVTLRSRRGEIEVQVQVTDDIKEGTVWTTPHFAASSANRLTNDVLDERAKIPEYKAAAVAIEPSGGEPETAADD encoded by the coding sequence ATGAGCGAGCAAACCAAGACGATCTGTCCGTACTGTGGGGTGGGGTGTGGCATCGCGGTCACCGAAGATATGCGGTTCGCGCCGTGGGGTGATGCACCGGTCAATAACGGGCGCATCTGCATCAAAGGGGGCGCAGCGATGGAGGTGGTCGAGCACGAGGACCGATTGAAGACGCCCCAGATTCGCGGCGAGGACGGCGAACTCCACGAGGCGACGTGGGACGAGGCGTACGACCGAGTGGTGAGCGAGATGGAGCGCATCCGCGACGAACACGGCCCGGATGCGGTGGGCTTTTTCGGGTGTTCGAAGTCGATGAACGAGGAGAACTACCTCCTCCAGAAACTCGCGCGACGGTACGGCACGAACAACGTCGACAACTGCACACGGATGTGCCACGCCTCGACGGTGTACGCTCTCCGGCGAAGCCTCGGCGCCGGCGCGATGACCAACAGCATGCAGGACCTGATGGAGTCGGCCGACGTGCTGTGGATTCAGGGCGCCAACCCGGCCGAGCAACATCCCATCGCCAACAGCGTCTACTTCCGACAGGCGGTGCTCGATGGCGCGACGGTGATTCAGGTCGACCCCCACGCCAACAAGACGACGCGGTCGTTCGACATCGAGGGGACGGAGCGACACCAGCATCTTCAGGTGGAGCCGGGCACCGACATCCCGCTCCTGAACGTCGTCATCAAGACGGTTCTGGAGAACGACTGGGTCGACGAGGAGTTCGTCGCCGAGCGAACCGACGGGATCGAGGACCTCGCGGAGACCTTGGAGGATTTCGACAAGGAAGCCGCTGCCGAGACGTGTGGCGTCCCCCTCGAAGACATCGAACGCGCCGCGGAGGCGTACGCCACCGCCGAGAACGCGGCCATCTTCACCGGGATGGGGATGAGCCAGCACACCTGCGGTGTCGACAACGTCCAGAACGAGATCAACCTCGCCCTGATCACCGGTAACCTCGGCCGACCGGGCACGGGCGTCAACCCGCTCCGTGGCCAGAACAACGTCCAGGGAACTTGTGACGTGGGTGCGATGCCGAACACCCTGCCCGGCTACCAGAACGTCGAGGACGACGAGTTGCGGGCGGCTGTCGAGGAGGTGTGGGGGTTCGAGGTGCCGCCGGAAGCGGGGCTGACGAACGTCGAAATCTCCCGAGCGGCCGGGGACACGATCCACGGGCTCTACGTGATGGGCGAGAACCCGATCATGAGCGAACCGGACGCCAACCGGGTCGCGGAACGGCTGGCCGACCTAGAGTTCGTGGTGGTACAGGACATCTTCCCGACCGACACCGTTGCCTACGCGGACGTGGTGTTGCCCGCGACTTCGTGGGCCGAGCGCGGCGGGACCGTCGCCAACACCGACCGGCGCGTCCAGCTGATGCGCGGGATCGATAAGGTCTACGAGGACACGAAAGACGACCTCGAAATCCTCGCCGAGATCGGCACCCGGCTGTTCGGCGACGGCACCTTCGACTTCGACGGTCCCGAGGCCGTGTTCGAGGAACTCCGGCAGGTGTGTCCCATCTACTACGGCATGACCTACGAGTTGCTCGGGACCGAAGGGCTCCACTGGCCCTGCCTCGAACTCGGCGACGAAGGCGACCCCTACCTGTACGAATCGGCGTTCACGACGCCGGACGGACTGGGGCACATCGAGGGTGTGCGCCACCAGCCACCGAAGGAGGTGCCCGACGAGGAGTACCCGTTGATCCTCACGACGGCGCGACTGATCGAACACTACAACACGGGGACGATGAGTCGACGGTCGCCGACGCTCAACCGCCAGCATCCCGAGAACTTCGTCGACGTGCATCCGAAGGATGCCGAGCGATACGACATCGCGGACGGAGAGACCGTGACACTCCGGTCACGACGAGGCGAAATCGAGGTACAGGTGCAGGTTACCGACGATATCAAGGAAGGGACCGTGTGGACGACACCCCACTTCGCGGCGTCGTCGGCGAACCGCCTCACGAACGACGTACTCGACGAACGGGCGAAGATCCCGGAGTACAAGGCTGCAGCCGTCGCCATCGAGCCGAGTGGTGGGGAGCCGGAGACGGCGGCTGACGACTGA
- a CDS encoding DUF7553 family protein, with translation MAHEQLQRASDELTAAAELAAGDESDRLERQAEQFANLAETGADHGRLARHENALREIKAATDDDVNERIDAAMDAITAYRETIEGV, from the coding sequence ATGGCACACGAGCAACTCCAACGCGCGAGCGACGAACTGACCGCCGCGGCCGAACTGGCCGCCGGCGACGAAAGCGACCGACTCGAACGACAGGCCGAGCAGTTCGCGAATCTGGCCGAGACGGGCGCCGATCACGGCCGCCTCGCCCGCCACGAGAACGCACTCCGTGAGATCAAGGCGGCGACCGACGACGACGTGAACGAACGGATCGACGCGGCGATGGACGCGATCACCGCCTACCGCGAGACGATCGAAGGCGTGTGA
- a CDS encoding transcription antitermination protein yields the protein MDGTTLVDTLTDDLETELSRLGSSKWLYALTDGDMTGDAVRAAAATDAAAAAETFETWAADADGDAEALFEALAADAADRRDALDADADAADRRTYDTLAGLDDPVDRAGGALGYALVLDRTMGQMVGFFVGDADPSTANQFRDLRSGIDDAQDHVVDTLDTLCADDDDRWDRATAAATAVVDATYEDYVETLESMGVKPKNVC from the coding sequence ATGGACGGTACGACGCTCGTCGACACCCTGACCGACGACCTGGAGACGGAGCTATCCCGACTCGGCTCCTCGAAGTGGCTGTACGCACTCACCGACGGCGACATGACCGGCGACGCGGTTCGGGCCGCCGCGGCCACCGACGCCGCCGCGGCCGCCGAGACGTTCGAGACGTGGGCCGCCGACGCCGACGGCGACGCGGAAGCACTGTTCGAGGCGCTCGCCGCCGACGCCGCGGACCGCCGAGACGCGCTCGATGCGGACGCCGACGCCGCGGACCGCCGCACCTACGACACGCTCGCGGGCCTCGACGACCCCGTCGACCGCGCCGGCGGCGCCCTCGGCTACGCGCTCGTCCTCGACCGGACCATGGGCCAGATGGTCGGCTTCTTCGTCGGCGACGCCGACCCCTCGACGGCCAACCAGTTCCGCGACCTGCGGAGCGGGATCGACGACGCACAGGACCACGTCGTCGACACGCTCGATACCCTCTGTGCGGACGACGACGACCGATGGGACCGCGCGACCGCCGCTGCAACGGCCGTCGTCGACGCGACGTACGAGGACTACGTGGAGACGCTCGAATCGATGGGCGTCAAGCCGAAAAACGTCTGCTGA
- a CDS encoding sulfurtransferase: MSDTGYAKDVLVSADWVENHLDDFQSDDPDYRLVEVDVDTEAYDEGHAPGAIGFNWETQLQDQTTRDILSKKDFENLLGSHGIAEDSTVVLYGDNSNWFAAYTYWQFKYYGHDDVRLMDGGRDYWLEHDYPLTTEEPDFSVVDYEAAGPRESIRAYREDVENAIERGLPLVDVRSPEEFKGEILAPPGLQETAQRGGHIPGAKNISWAAVTNDDGTFKTREEIESLYAEEGIDGEGTTVAYCRIGERSSVAWFALHELLGYEDTINYDGSWTEWGNLVGVPIEKGEAE, from the coding sequence ATGTCAGACACAGGGTACGCGAAGGACGTTCTCGTCTCGGCGGATTGGGTCGAGAACCACCTCGACGACTTCCAGAGCGACGACCCGGACTATCGTCTCGTAGAAGTCGACGTAGACACGGAGGCGTACGACGAGGGCCACGCCCCCGGCGCCATCGGCTTCAACTGGGAGACCCAGCTACAGGATCAGACGACCCGCGACATCCTCTCGAAGAAGGACTTCGAGAACCTGCTGGGAAGTCACGGTATCGCCGAGGATTCCACCGTGGTCCTCTACGGTGACAACTCCAACTGGTTCGCTGCCTACACCTACTGGCAGTTCAAGTACTACGGCCACGACGACGTACGCCTGATGGACGGCGGCCGGGACTACTGGCTCGAACACGACTACCCGCTGACGACGGAGGAGCCGGACTTCTCCGTCGTCGACTACGAGGCGGCCGGCCCCCGCGAGAGCATCCGCGCGTACCGCGAGGACGTGGAGAACGCCATCGAGCGCGGCCTGCCGCTCGTCGACGTGCGTTCGCCCGAGGAGTTCAAGGGTGAGATCCTCGCGCCCCCGGGACTGCAGGAGACGGCCCAGCGCGGCGGCCACATCCCCGGCGCGAAGAACATCTCGTGGGCCGCGGTCACGAACGACGACGGCACGTTCAAGACCCGCGAGGAGATCGAGTCGCTCTACGCCGAGGAAGGCATCGACGGCGAGGGCACGACCGTCGCCTACTGCCGCATCGGCGAGCGCTCGTCGGTCGCGTGGTTCGCGCTCCACGAACTCCTCGGCTACGAGGACACGATCAACTACGACGGCTCCTGGACCGAGTGGGGCAACCTCGTTGGTGTCCCGATCGAGAAAGGCGAGGCTGAGTGA
- a CDS encoding sulfurtransferase, translating to MTEDIVVSIDWLADRLDEVRVVDVRDAWEFDGIGHVPGAVNVPFDRFRSSEGDEGMLPGADRWTALMEDAGIAPDDCIVAYDDEHGVFAARFLVTALLYGHDDVHLLNGDFSAWSRSHETTTDAPSVEPSTYEVREPTASPLVDFETVRDALDTDAVIVDTREAWEYEEGHLPEAVQLDWRELVDQETRGLKPDDELEAHLSDRGITPDRRIVLYCNTARRISHTYVALKHLGYDTVDFYEGSLTEWKERGGPLVEGDAADDA from the coding sequence ATGACCGAGGACATCGTCGTGTCCATCGACTGGCTCGCGGACCGTCTGGACGAGGTGCGCGTGGTCGACGTGCGCGACGCGTGGGAGTTCGACGGCATCGGCCACGTACCGGGCGCGGTCAACGTGCCCTTCGACCGCTTCCGGAGCAGCGAGGGTGACGAGGGGATGCTCCCCGGCGCGGACCGGTGGACGGCACTGATGGAGGACGCGGGGATCGCGCCCGACGACTGCATCGTCGCCTACGACGACGAACACGGCGTGTTCGCGGCGCGCTTTCTCGTCACCGCTCTCCTCTACGGCCACGACGACGTGCACCTGCTGAACGGCGACTTCAGCGCGTGGAGCCGGAGCCACGAGACGACGACGGACGCGCCGTCGGTCGAGCCCTCGACCTACGAGGTTCGGGAGCCGACGGCGTCGCCGCTGGTCGACTTCGAGACGGTACGGGACGCCCTCGACACCGACGCGGTGATCGTCGACACCCGCGAGGCGTGGGAGTACGAGGAGGGCCACCTCCCGGAGGCCGTCCAACTCGACTGGCGCGAACTCGTCGATCAGGAGACGCGGGGACTGAAACCCGACGACGAACTCGAAGCGCACCTGTCGGATCGGGGCATCACGCCCGACCGTCGGATCGTCCTCTACTGCAACACCGCTCGACGGATCAGCCACACCTACGTCGCGCTCAAACACCTCGGGTACGACACCGTCGACTTCTACGAGGGGAGCCTCACGGAGTGGAAAGAGCGGGGTGGGCCGCTGGTCGAAGGGGACGCCGCGGACGACGCCTGA
- a CDS encoding AI-2E family transporter yields the protein MTLDRRYVLGGIFGLLALGAAVMLADILATVFFAVTVAYLLSPLREELTRRGLSAWQASLGTTATGVLAVVALALPLVVVVAGRLDAVISFLLSLPPTLTVDIYGLSATITLADARAVAVAYGRQLARSFATVVPVLALKLTVFVMVVFALLSHTAETHRALIALVPPSYRDVVRALSRRTRATLFAIYVLQAATAAGTFVVALVLFFLLGYPYFLTLAVLSAILQFLPVVGPSLLIGLLAVAHLVVGDPARAALVFVLGGILVAWLPDVVIRPRLARETADLPGSLYFVGFVGGLLTLGPVGVIAGPLAVALVIEMADLLSDELNQVAVSED from the coding sequence GTGACGCTCGACCGCCGGTACGTGCTGGGGGGGATTTTCGGTCTGCTGGCGCTGGGAGCCGCGGTCATGCTTGCCGACATTCTGGCGACGGTCTTTTTCGCCGTCACCGTCGCCTACCTGCTCTCCCCGCTCCGCGAGGAACTGACACGTCGGGGGCTCTCGGCGTGGCAGGCCAGTCTCGGCACGACGGCGACGGGTGTCCTCGCCGTCGTCGCCCTCGCTCTGCCGCTCGTCGTCGTCGTCGCCGGTCGTCTCGACGCCGTCATCTCCTTTCTTCTGTCGTTGCCACCTACCCTCACTGTCGACATCTACGGCCTCTCGGCGACGATTACGCTCGCCGATGCGCGGGCGGTCGCCGTCGCCTACGGCCGCCAACTCGCCCGCTCGTTCGCGACGGTCGTGCCCGTCCTCGCGCTCAAACTGACGGTGTTCGTGATGGTCGTGTTCGCTCTCCTCTCGCACACTGCCGAGACCCACCGCGCCCTGATCGCCCTCGTACCCCCCTCGTACCGGGACGTGGTGCGGGCGCTGAGTCGCCGGACCCGTGCCACCCTCTTTGCCATCTACGTCCTCCAGGCGGCGACGGCGGCGGGGACGTTCGTCGTCGCGCTGGTGCTTTTCTTTCTCCTCGGCTACCCCTACTTCCTCACGCTGGCGGTCCTCTCGGCCATCCTCCAGTTCCTGCCGGTCGTCGGCCCGTCGCTGTTGATCGGGCTCCTCGCCGTCGCCCATCTGGTCGTCGGTGACCCCGCTCGGGCGGCGCTCGTGTTCGTCCTCGGTGGCATCCTCGTGGCGTGGCTCCCCGACGTGGTGATCCGGCCTCGGCTCGCCCGCGAGACGGCCGACCTCCCGGGCAGTCTCTACTTCGTCGGGTTCGTCGGCGGCCTCCTGACGCTCGGGCCCGTCGGCGTCATCGCCGGTCCGCTCGCCGTCGCCCTCGTCATCGAGATGGCTGATCTCCTCTCGGACGAACTCAATCAGGTCGCGGTTTCGGAGGACTGA
- a CDS encoding DUF2391 family protein — MVGPRRRFKLADTAQQVVGGFLLAGPFVVTEEVWTLAADMTWIQTLMTVAIVFGIGYGALYKADDRDPETETDVGGVPLRFVSLILVSYCSVLVLALAFGAPGTFLADTNGGRTVGVAGIHVTIRTIEVTIKAVSVGAVFSVIGAATADSLF, encoded by the coding sequence ATGGTCGGGCCACGGCGACGCTTCAAGTTGGCGGACACCGCCCAGCAAGTCGTCGGTGGCTTCCTCCTCGCCGGGCCGTTCGTCGTCACGGAAGAAGTGTGGACGCTGGCCGCGGATATGACGTGGATACAGACGCTGATGACCGTCGCCATCGTGTTCGGCATCGGCTACGGCGCCCTCTACAAGGCCGACGACCGCGACCCCGAGACGGAGACGGACGTCGGGGGTGTCCCGCTCCGATTCGTCTCGCTCATCCTCGTGTCGTACTGCTCGGTCCTCGTCCTCGCCCTCGCGTTCGGGGCGCCCGGGACCTTCCTCGCGGACACGAACGGCGGGCGGACGGTGGGCGTCGCCGGCATCCACGTCACCATCCGAACCATCGAAGTGACGATCAAGGCGGTGAGCGTCGGGGCGGTATTCAGTGTCATCGGCGCCGCGACGGCCGACTCGCTGTTCTGA
- a CDS encoding DUF7090 family protein has product MDYTLAIDGAPATIPGGTGVLLLHPSIGETDRIDTDFLKTDTDNFLVISTRTTAREVEQKLEHYDVDESRADILDTLSVERGYSRRPSDRVHYVASPDDLDGIVSKTEAFLDSHGGKRRVSVDSLTEMAYYADEERVYEATKRLLDLLAEYDAVGLFHLSKEVHDEATLNRFRDLFDGVLDLGVDGDVSAEFADASE; this is encoded by the coding sequence ATGGATTACACGCTCGCCATCGATGGCGCGCCGGCGACGATCCCCGGCGGGACGGGGGTCCTTCTCCTCCATCCGAGCATCGGCGAGACTGACCGTATCGACACCGACTTTCTGAAGACCGACACCGACAACTTCCTCGTCATCTCGACCCGAACGACTGCCCGCGAGGTCGAACAGAAACTCGAACACTACGACGTTGACGAATCGCGAGCGGACATCCTCGACACGCTCTCGGTCGAGCGGGGCTACTCACGACGCCCCTCGGATCGCGTCCACTACGTCGCTTCGCCCGACGATCTGGACGGGATCGTCTCCAAGACCGAAGCGTTCCTCGACTCCCACGGCGGGAAACGGCGCGTGAGCGTCGACTCGCTCACCGAGATGGCGTACTACGCCGACGAGGAACGGGTGTACGAGGCGACGAAACGACTGCTCGATCTGCTGGCCGAGTACGATGCGGTGGGGCTGTTCCACCTCTCGAAGGAGGTCCACGACGAGGCGACGCTGAATCGCTTCCGGGACCTGTTCGACGGCGTCCTCGATCTCGGCGTCGACGGAGACGTATCCGCCGAGTTCGCTGACGCGTCGGAGTAA
- a CDS encoding DUF7089 family protein has translation MFERRSLSGELAAVRAEHAPESIVLDVDSDFETLPPATAEELGLLVDSFDPATYPDDWVPDDAPEPLRRYVGSAFTIGLPGDGTVTWTRQTDPPVVFCKARAKGTPDAFLDFLIAEALVQVGLDVPESFLPFFGDSYPDLDAAVPLDPAATYQMAAALYDGWLGLQTRPIFEDWADDHPHLYDAWVDAGDRLRDRVDGLPGAVARGETDFSDATELACAAIKHGLDLPAPFAALDTTAYVDYGSDYAVQWAGKTFESLGDA, from the coding sequence ATGTTCGAGCGCCGGTCGCTTTCCGGGGAGTTGGCCGCTGTCAGGGCCGAACACGCGCCGGAGTCGATAGTGCTCGACGTGGACAGTGACTTCGAGACGCTTCCCCCCGCGACCGCGGAAGAACTCGGCCTCCTGGTCGATTCCTTCGATCCGGCGACGTACCCCGACGACTGGGTGCCCGACGACGCACCGGAACCCCTCCGTCGATACGTCGGATCGGCGTTCACCATCGGCCTGCCGGGCGACGGGACGGTCACGTGGACCCGCCAGACCGACCCGCCGGTCGTCTTCTGCAAGGCCCGGGCGAAGGGTACGCCCGACGCTTTCCTCGACTTCCTGATCGCCGAGGCGCTGGTACAGGTCGGCCTCGACGTGCCCGAATCGTTCCTCCCCTTCTTCGGTGATAGCTATCCCGACCTCGACGCTGCAGTTCCGCTCGATCCGGCCGCGACCTACCAGATGGCCGCCGCGCTGTACGACGGGTGGCTCGGCCTCCAGACCCGCCCTATCTTCGAGGACTGGGCGGACGACCACCCACATCTCTACGACGCGTGGGTCGACGCCGGCGACCGACTCCGTGACCGGGTCGACGGTCTCCCCGGCGCTGTGGCCCGCGGCGAGACGGACTTCTCCGATGCGACCGAACTCGCCTGCGCCGCGATCAAACACGGCCTCGATCTCCCGGCGCCCTTCGCGGCACTCGACACGACGGCCTACGTGGACTACGGGTCAGACTACGCCGTGCAGTGGGCCGGGAAGACGTTCGAGTCGCTCGGCGACGCGTAA
- a CDS encoding OapC/ArvC family zinc-ribbon domain-containing protein: MPHQCTNCERVFPDGSKEMLSGCPDCGGNKFQFKPDSATPTPTLGDDDASSDTSADTAPAEDTPSSPDPSPSPSSDRSPDASTGGSPSVSAPTTTDTDADYIEAESDPSVLDESEDTAQADARRDVVTRDELDEVASPPPSADDAARTIPPDSSTADDQPDIEDLRAELNDQFESIKIVEPGQYELNLMELYDRQECIISLQEDGHYVIEVVDTWRDGDS, from the coding sequence ATGCCCCACCAGTGCACGAACTGCGAGCGGGTGTTCCCCGACGGCTCCAAGGAGATGCTCTCGGGCTGTCCGGACTGTGGCGGGAACAAGTTCCAGTTCAAGCCCGACTCCGCGACGCCGACGCCGACACTCGGTGACGACGACGCGTCGTCCGACACTTCCGCCGACACCGCACCTGCCGAGGACACGCCGTCGTCACCCGATCCGTCCCCATCACCGTCGTCGGACCGCTCTCCCGACGCGTCCACGGGCGGTTCCCCGTCCGTATCCGCGCCCACCACCACGGACACTGACGCCGACTACATCGAGGCGGAGTCGGACCCGAGCGTCCTCGACGAGTCGGAGGACACGGCACAGGCGGACGCCCGCCGCGACGTGGTCACCCGCGACGAACTCGACGAGGTGGCCTCGCCTCCGCCATCCGCCGACGACGCCGCCCGAACGATTCCGCCCGACTCCTCGACGGCGGACGATCAGCCGGATATCGAGGACCTCCGTGCGGAACTCAACGATCAGTTCGAGAGTATCAAAATCGTCGAGCCCGGTCAGTACGAACTCAACTTGATGGAGCTGTACGACCGGCAGGAGTGTATCATCTCCCTGCAAGAGGACGGCCACTACGTCATCGAAGTCGTCGACACGTGGCGCGACGGCGACTCGTAA
- a CDS encoding DUF2073 domain-containing protein: MPEATPTDPDGDGVQIDLISGARMEDLASMEKIRLILDGVRDGNIVILEEGLSPDEESKLIEVTMTEISPDEFNGIEIETYPRSETADRSFLDRLMGRESTKKLTVIGPANQIQTLHKDENLISALVSRK; the protein is encoded by the coding sequence ATGCCTGAAGCCACCCCGACCGATCCCGACGGCGACGGCGTCCAGATCGATCTCATCAGCGGCGCCCGGATGGAGGACCTCGCGAGCATGGAGAAGATCCGGCTCATCCTCGACGGCGTTCGCGACGGCAACATCGTCATTCTGGAGGAGGGACTCTCGCCCGACGAGGAGTCGAAACTCATCGAGGTGACGATGACCGAGATCAGCCCCGACGAGTTCAACGGGATCGAGATCGAAACCTACCCCCGCTCGGAGACGGCCGACCGGAGTTTCCTCGACCGCCTGATGGGGCGGGAGTCGACGAAGAAACTCACCGTTATCGGCCCGGCCAACCAGATCCAGACGCTCCACAAGGACGAAAACCTCATCAGCGCGCTCGTCTCGCGCAAGTAG
- a CDS encoding Era-like GTP-binding protein → MGLLTGLRDSIARVTERLFSASDPKRIGIYGPPNAGKTTLANRIARDWTGDAIGPESHVPHETRRARRKENVEIERNGRTVTIDIVDTPGVTTKVDYKEFLEHDIDEEDAVRRSREATEGVAEAMHWLREDVDGVIYVLDSTEDPFTQVNTMLIGIIESQDLPVLILANKTDLEDSNVKRIENAFPQHTTIPLSALEGDNMDEVYDKIAEYFG, encoded by the coding sequence ATGGGACTGCTCACAGGACTCAGAGACAGCATCGCACGAGTTACAGAACGACTGTTCTCGGCCAGCGATCCCAAGCGCATCGGGATCTATGGCCCGCCGAACGCCGGGAAGACGACGCTCGCGAACCGCATCGCGCGCGACTGGACGGGTGACGCCATCGGCCCGGAGAGCCACGTCCCCCACGAGACCCGGCGCGCCCGGCGCAAGGAGAACGTCGAAATCGAACGCAACGGTCGCACCGTCACCATCGACATCGTCGACACGCCGGGTGTCACGACGAAAGTCGACTACAAGGAGTTCCTCGAACACGACATCGACGAGGAGGACGCCGTCCGCCGCTCCCGCGAGGCGACGGAAGGTGTCGCTGAGGCGATGCACTGGCTTCGCGAGGACGTCGACGGCGTCATCTACGTCCTCGACAGCACCGAGGATCCGTTCACGCAGGTGAACACGATGCTCATCGGGATCATCGAGAGCCAGGACCTCCCGGTGCTCATCCTCGCGAACAAGACGGACCTCGAGGACTCGAACGTCAAGCGCATCGAGAACGCCTTCCCCCAGCACACGACGATCCCGCTGTCGGCGCTCGAAGGCGACAACATGGACGAAGTGTACGACAAGATCGCGGAGTACTTCGGGTGA